A genomic window from Tolypothrix sp. PCC 7910 includes:
- a CDS encoding NIL domain-containing protein, producing MALSIVDSTLGYICIRVRLQDHTQPIISQLISRYGLTVNIAAASLKENTQDNGWFNLEIQGDSQQIAAGLTYLQSLNIDIEQLNVKSLSAQNQAKLKLLCMNPDCYGCYHTKQELQNRNQDVDITVPKNRAKFQVSIPHNYRSAPVISGLVACYGLTVNIAKADLDIDTHKDGKFDLEISGSPQQIIFGLRYLKELGLQIWL from the coding sequence ATGGCTTTATCAATAGTAGATTCTACACTTGGTTATATCTGCATTCGTGTGCGCTTGCAAGACCATACCCAACCGATAATTTCACAATTAATTTCTCGTTACGGCTTAACAGTTAATATTGCAGCAGCTAGTTTAAAAGAAAATACTCAAGACAACGGTTGGTTTAATTTGGAGATTCAAGGCGATTCTCAACAAATAGCAGCCGGACTTACCTATTTACAATCGCTAAATATAGATATTGAGCAGTTAAATGTTAAAAGCCTCAGTGCTCAAAATCAAGCAAAGCTCAAATTATTATGTATGAACCCAGATTGTTATGGGTGTTATCATACAAAGCAAGAACTACAAAATCGTAACCAAGACGTTGATATTACTGTTCCGAAAAATCGAGCGAAATTTCAAGTTTCTATTCCCCATAATTATCGTTCCGCGCCAGTAATTAGCGGACTAGTAGCTTGTTATGGCTTAACTGTAAACATTGCTAAGGCTGATTTAGATATCGATACTCACAAAGATGGTAAGTTTGATTTAGAAATCTCCGGGAGTCCGCAACAGATTATTTTCGGGTTGAGATATTTAAAAGAATTAGGCTTACAAATTTGGCTGTAA
- a CDS encoding DUF4178 domain-containing protein — protein sequence MVAIVTQTQLHDLRPGDRVKYHGVDWKVEDYSIYQDPQGYLTDEWLLTSNKGSEYYLLREFDPTNKPQSITWYLANPLQSPRLLLPDSEENIVPRLWEDMQSQAEPYPELQLFYKRYYFESRTEGDYQTEGEIKSRITWDYWDEEHQINLAIEAFPYHQLDIYSTKVVRPDEFSSIQKLADANQIDVVDLIIKGVQVLFASVLLLVGICMMIFG from the coding sequence ATGGTGGCTATTGTTACTCAAACACAATTGCATGACTTGCGCCCAGGCGATCGCGTTAAATATCATGGTGTCGATTGGAAGGTAGAAGACTACAGCATATATCAAGATCCGCAGGGGTATTTAACGGATGAGTGGTTGCTAACTTCTAATAAGGGTTCAGAATATTACTTATTAAGAGAATTCGATCCAACCAATAAGCCACAGTCTATAACTTGGTATCTGGCTAACCCACTACAAAGTCCGCGTCTGTTACTACCAGATTCCGAAGAAAATATTGTACCCAGGTTATGGGAGGATATGCAATCTCAAGCAGAACCATATCCGGAATTGCAACTCTTTTATAAGCGTTATTACTTTGAGTCACGTACCGAGGGAGACTATCAAACAGAAGGTGAGATAAAATCTCGCATTACCTGGGATTATTGGGACGAAGAACATCAAATAAATTTAGCTATTGAGGCTTTCCCGTATCATCAATTAGATATTTATTCCACCAAAGTAGTCCGTCCTGACGAGTTTTCCTCAATCCAAAAATTAGCAGATGCAAATCAGATTGATGTTGTAGATCTGATTATCAAAGGTGTGCAAGTTTTATTTGCTTCTGTGCTATTGCTGGTAGGAATTTGTATGATGATATTTGGATAA